From a single Anaerolineales bacterium genomic region:
- the fabL gene encoding enoyl-[acyl-carrier-protein] reductase FabL, translated as MNPLFQDKIALVTGSGRGIGKAIALHFAQHGADVVVNFFRNRVPAEETAREVEKLGRRALLVKADVGDLDDLSRLFDEVEKEFGGLDIFIHNAASGYNRPAMEQKPKGWDWTMNINARALLFAAQRAVPLMEKRGGGKIVSISSAGSTRVLPDYVVVGASKAALESLTRYLGVELIQRGINVNAVSPGVVETEALKHFASMGGQENVIKKFIEMVPAGRLITPLEVAEVVSFLCSPAAAMIVGQTIVLDGGYTLPIQK; from the coding sequence ATGAACCCATTATTTCAAGACAAAATCGCCCTCGTCACTGGCTCCGGGCGTGGAATTGGCAAAGCGATCGCCCTGCATTTCGCCCAACACGGCGCGGATGTGGTCGTCAACTTCTTTCGCAACCGCGTCCCCGCCGAAGAAACCGCCCGCGAAGTGGAGAAACTCGGGCGCCGCGCATTGCTCGTTAAAGCGGATGTCGGTGACCTGGATGATCTCTCGCGCCTGTTCGATGAAGTGGAAAAAGAATTCGGCGGGCTGGATATTTTCATCCACAACGCGGCTTCGGGCTACAACCGTCCCGCCATGGAGCAAAAACCAAAAGGCTGGGACTGGACGATGAACATCAACGCCCGCGCCTTGCTGTTCGCCGCTCAGCGCGCCGTTCCGCTCATGGAAAAACGCGGCGGTGGAAAGATCGTCAGCATTTCAAGCGCAGGCTCCACACGCGTCCTGCCCGATTATGTGGTGGTCGGCGCGAGCAAGGCGGCGTTGGAATCCCTGACGCGCTATCTGGGCGTGGAACTGATCCAGCGCGGCATCAATGTCAACGCGGTGTCACCAGGCGTCGTTGAGACCGAGGCGTTAAAGCACTTTGCATCCATGGGCGGACAGGAAAACGTCATCAAGAAATTCATCGAGATGGTCCCGGCAGGACGCCTCATCACCCCGCTGGAAGTTGCGGAGGTCGTCTCGTTCCTTTGCTCTCCCGCCGCCGCGATGATCGTCGGGCAGACAATCGTGCTGGACGGCGGTTATACTTTGCCCATTCAAAAATAA
- a CDS encoding protein kinase: MSSWSGKTLGKVQVGELIARGGMAEVYYGKHIPLDREVAVKIMREHLDDTDIRARFEREARVIANLHHPNIVQLFDYELVNGQPCIIMELVRGASLGGYLKSRHKRNEKLPFDTAVRLLTALASAIDYAHSQNIVHRDIKPANVLLRTKNGPVSLDKPLPEDVEPVLTDFGLVRLLDSSILTSTGTVSGTPAYMSPEQARGDKVDHRSDIYSLGIMLYEMLAGTVPFDAESSFGVLMKHLNEPPPPIPGLSTDLQTVIDRALAKDPALRYATAGEFAKEFISVFNGQTVSQHTINLVDAARQSSTEPKKTRPFPVALAGLGIFAMVALAFLFFRPAPAQLSNDQIVGKVTYLDFNYVLDKATITLTGLPAPKNGTHYEVWYLAEGGEIRRNAGSVQLDNNAQGQLVFIHPERENILEFFDQLEVTVEADDNPNPSFPAGEVVASSVFPPLALIHVRHVLVSFQGAPDEEALIQGLWYAADYTDDSIIELEAAFQAGDEALARKKIEEIINQLVGSGNSAQYRDWDEDGTIDDPGDGFGVLENGNGLGYIPATISHAIFAANAIDATENIKIHSAHTVACVENMKIWSEQLLEMALQLQEMPFGPEMESIILEMRLISGQVLYGVDVNGNELIEPVPGEGGGDTAYEHAYYMAEMPLLPGEHRIPPPASSP, translated from the coding sequence ATGTCATCATGGAGCGGCAAAACTCTCGGCAAAGTACAGGTCGGCGAACTAATCGCGCGCGGCGGCATGGCGGAAGTCTATTACGGCAAACATATTCCGCTCGACCGCGAAGTCGCCGTCAAGATCATGCGCGAACATCTGGACGACACCGATATACGCGCACGGTTCGAGCGCGAAGCGCGCGTCATTGCAAATCTGCACCATCCCAACATCGTTCAATTATTTGATTATGAACTCGTGAATGGACAGCCATGCATCATCATGGAACTGGTGCGCGGCGCGTCGCTCGGCGGATACCTCAAATCCCGGCACAAGCGCAACGAAAAACTTCCCTTCGACACAGCTGTGCGGCTTCTTACGGCGCTTGCATCCGCCATTGACTACGCCCACAGCCAGAACATCGTCCATCGGGATATCAAGCCTGCCAACGTCTTGCTGCGCACCAAGAATGGACCTGTCAGCCTCGATAAACCCTTACCTGAAGATGTGGAACCGGTTCTCACCGACTTTGGGCTGGTACGCCTTCTCGATTCATCCATCCTCACCTCGACCGGGACCGTCTCCGGAACCCCCGCTTACATGAGCCCCGAGCAGGCACGCGGTGACAAGGTGGACCATCGCTCGGACATCTATTCCCTCGGCATCATGCTGTACGAGATGCTGGCAGGAACAGTTCCCTTCGACGCGGAATCATCCTTTGGGGTGCTGATGAAGCACCTGAACGAACCTCCCCCTCCCATTCCCGGACTCTCCACCGACCTGCAAACTGTTATTGACCGCGCACTCGCGAAAGACCCAGCCCTGCGCTACGCCACCGCCGGGGAATTCGCCAAAGAATTCATCTCGGTCTTTAACGGACAGACCGTCTCGCAACATACAATTAACCTGGTGGATGCCGCCAGGCAATCCTCCACCGAACCAAAAAAGACCCGTCCATTCCCGGTGGCGCTGGCTGGACTGGGTATCTTTGCAATGGTCGCACTGGCGTTTCTGTTCTTCCGACCCGCGCCAGCGCAATTGAGCAATGATCAGATCGTAGGAAAAGTCACCTATCTGGATTTCAACTATGTGCTGGATAAAGCCACGATCACGCTCACGGGGCTACCCGCCCCAAAAAATGGAACACATTACGAGGTTTGGTATCTTGCAGAGGGCGGAGAGATACGCCGCAACGCGGGGTCGGTCCAATTGGACAACAACGCGCAGGGACAATTGGTCTTCATCCACCCGGAGCGAGAAAACATTCTTGAGTTTTTTGACCAACTCGAAGTTACGGTCGAAGCGGATGATAACCCCAACCCAAGTTTCCCTGCCGGCGAGGTGGTTGCGTCTTCCGTCTTCCCGCCGCTGGCATTGATCCATGTACGGCATGTGCTTGTCTCGTTTCAGGGTGCGCCGGATGAAGAAGCATTGATCCAGGGGTTGTGGTACGCCGCGGACTACACGGATGATTCGATCATCGAATTGGAGGCAGCGTTCCAAGCTGGTGACGAGGCGCTTGCCAGAAAAAAGATAGAGGAGATCATCAACCAACTCGTCGGGAGTGGGAACTCTGCGCAGTACCGCGACTGGGATGAGGACGGTACGATCGACGACCCGGGCGATGGATTTGGAGTGCTTGAAAACGGGAACGGGCTGGGCTACATCCCTGCCACCATCAGCCATGCAATCTTTGCGGCGAACGCAATAGATGCGACCGAGAACATCAAGATCCACAGCGCGCACACGGTGGCATGTGTTGAAAATATGAAAATATGGTCGGAGCAATTGCTGGAGATGGCACTGCAACTGCAAGAAATGCCGTTCGGTCCTGAAATGGAATCGATCATCCTTGAAATGCGGTTGATCTCCGGGCAGGTCCTCTATGGGGTGGACGTGAACGGCAACGAGTTGATCGAACCCGTTCCCGGCGAGGGTGGAGGCGACACTGCTTACGAGCATGCCTACTACATGGCGGAGATGCCGCTCCTGCCCGGCGAGCATCGCATCCCGCCTCCGGCGTCATCCCCGTAA
- a CDS encoding DUF4190 domain-containing protein, with translation MESNTPEFSTPPTAAPSGNQRVMAIASLVLGVINLCAWFLPICGIPLSITGAVLGFLGMKDPSQKTMAIGGIALNVLGFLAACINAAVGVYLQMSGSGFEIPQF, from the coding sequence ATGGAATCGAATACGCCTGAGTTTTCCACCCCGCCCACTGCTGCCCCAAGTGGTAATCAAAGAGTGATGGCAATTGCCTCTCTGGTTTTGGGTGTCATCAATTTGTGCGCCTGGTTCCTGCCCATCTGCGGTATTCCGCTTTCGATCACCGGTGCAGTGCTTGGATTTTTGGGCATGAAGGATCCGTCGCAGAAGACGATGGCGATTGGAGGAATTGCGCTGAACGTGTTGGGCTTCCTTGCCGCCTGTATCAATGCCGCGGTAGGTGTGTATTTGCAAATGAGCGGCAGCGGATTCGAAATTCCGCAATTCTAA
- a CDS encoding CinA family protein gives MEFPLELRIGNILRQRHATLGTAESCTGGLISHRITDVPGSSEYFAGGIVAYSYEAKVALLNVSWDTLNTKGAVSKETVLEMARGARQALGVDIAVSVSGIAGPGGGTPEKPVGSTWIGLTAPDGEWARHFVWQGDREQNKQYSCDAAFQFILDYLEGSLP, from the coding sequence ATGGAATTTCCACTAGAATTGCGCATAGGTAATATATTGCGCCAACGCCACGCCACCCTGGGCACTGCCGAATCCTGCACCGGCGGATTGATCTCCCATCGCATCACCGACGTCCCCGGCTCGTCTGAATACTTTGCGGGCGGAATCGTTGCCTATTCCTACGAAGCGAAGGTCGCGCTGTTGAATGTCTCGTGGGATACCCTCAACACCAAAGGCGCGGTTTCAAAGGAGACTGTTCTTGAAATGGCGCGCGGTGCGCGTCAGGCGTTGGGAGTGGACATCGCCGTCAGCGTCAGCGGCATTGCCGGACCCGGCGGTGGGACTCCCGAGAAGCCCGTCGGCTCCACATGGATCGGTCTCACCGCCCCCGACGGCGAATGGGCGCGCCATTTTGTCTGGCAGGGGGATCGCGAACAGAACAAGCAATATTCATGCGATGCCGCTTTTCAATTCATCCTCGATTACCTCGAAGGGAGTCTTCCATGA
- a CDS encoding aminotransferase class III-fold pyridoxal phosphate-dependent enzyme, translated as MFDLPDNEILPLSKEHVFYTWSAQAKVNPIAVKRAKGVYFWDVDDKRYLDFNSMTMCVNIGHGDERIIKAMQEQAAELPYAAPGMTTKIRALAGKAVANVTPHKALSKVLFTLGGADANENAIKLARGYTKRHKILTRYRSYHGATAGAMAATGDPRRVAWEPNLMPGVVHFLDPYRYRSTFHRTNPDISEDEFARDYVNHLEEIILYEGPESIAAILMESVTGTNGIIIPPNGYMQGVRALCDKYGIVMIADEVMSGFGRTGKWFAVEHWDVVPDIITMAKGLTSAYAPLGAVAMKPEIAAAFNDTPFESGLTYTSHPVSLAAAVANIHAMREDKVIEHAAGMGGVLRRMLTDLGEAHPSVGEVRSIGLFGIIELVKDRKTKEPMARWNGSSPEMTALRKFCLDNGLFLYTHWHTVLIIPPLIINEEQLKDGFDVLDKALEITDRTTVG; from the coding sequence ATGTTCGATCTCCCTGATAACGAAATTCTCCCGCTTTCGAAGGAACACGTCTTCTACACCTGGTCGGCGCAGGCGAAGGTCAACCCTATCGCGGTCAAACGCGCGAAAGGCGTGTATTTCTGGGATGTAGATGACAAGCGCTACCTCGATTTCAACTCGATGACCATGTGCGTCAATATCGGTCATGGTGACGAGCGCATCATCAAAGCCATGCAGGAGCAGGCGGCGGAACTTCCGTATGCCGCGCCGGGCATGACGACGAAGATCCGCGCACTGGCTGGCAAAGCTGTGGCGAATGTCACGCCGCACAAAGCGTTGAGCAAAGTTCTTTTCACGCTTGGCGGGGCGGACGCCAATGAGAACGCCATCAAACTCGCGCGCGGATATACAAAACGTCACAAAATACTCACGCGCTATCGTTCTTATCACGGCGCGACAGCGGGCGCGATGGCGGCGACGGGCGATCCGCGACGGGTGGCATGGGAGCCGAACCTCATGCCGGGTGTTGTCCATTTCCTCGATCCCTACCGCTACCGCTCCACTTTTCACCGCACGAATCCCGATATTTCCGAAGATGAATTTGCGCGCGATTACGTCAACCATTTGGAAGAGATCATCCTATACGAAGGACCGGAATCCATCGCCGCCATCTTAATGGAATCTGTTACGGGGACGAACGGCATTATCATCCCCCCGAACGGATACATGCAGGGTGTCCGCGCCTTGTGCGACAAATATGGCATCGTCATGATCGCGGACGAGGTCATGAGCGGATTTGGTCGCACCGGGAAGTGGTTTGCGGTCGAGCATTGGGACGTCGTCCCGGATATCATCACGATGGCAAAGGGACTCACGTCCGCGTATGCGCCGTTGGGCGCGGTGGCGATGAAGCCCGAGATCGCGGCGGCGTTCAATGACACTCCCTTCGAGAGCGGGCTGACGTACACATCCCACCCGGTCTCTTTGGCGGCGGCGGTGGCGAACATCCACGCCATGAGGGAGGATAAGGTCATCGAACATGCGGCAGGCATGGGCGGAGTCTTGAGGCGCATGTTAACGGATCTGGGCGAAGCGCATCCATCCGTGGGGGAGGTCCGCAGTATCGGTTTATTCGGTATCATCGAACTGGTCAAGGACAGAAAGACGAAAGAACCGATGGCACGGTGGAATGGGTCGTCGCCCGAGATGACCGCGTTGCGCAAGTTTTGTTTGGATAATGGCTTGTTCCTGTATACGCACTGGCATACGGTGTTGATCATCCCGCCGTTGATCATTAACGAGGAACAGTTGAAGGATGGATTCGATGTGCTCGACAAGGCGCTGGAGATCACGGATAGGACTACGGTTGGATAA
- a CDS encoding site-2 protease family protein has protein sequence MSLFQVPPPTRFDLRFSVAGIPVRVHPLFWVIALLFGSGASSFLTIAFWIVGIFISILIHELGHALAFRRYGQDSHIILHFAGGLTVPETVAFGAGYARVALTPNQQILISLAGPFAGFFFAAFIIVASLALGGTIIPNTILGFIPFPIVFLPESYAVLNSFFMILLWVNIFWGLVNLVPVFPLDGGQVSRNIFIQRDPWNGLRTSIWISVITGGIMALVGFFMLGSIYMAFLFALLAFQSWQMLQMSTGGY, from the coding sequence ATGTCGCTCTTTCAAGTTCCCCCACCCACCCGCTTTGACCTGCGCTTTTCGGTCGCCGGAATTCCCGTGCGCGTGCACCCGCTGTTTTGGGTGATCGCCCTGCTCTTCGGTTCCGGCGCCAGCAGTTTTCTAACCATCGCGTTTTGGATCGTCGGCATCTTCATCTCGATCCTGATCCATGAACTGGGTCATGCGCTTGCCTTCCGCCGCTACGGACAAGATTCGCACATCATCCTGCATTTTGCGGGCGGCTTGACCGTGCCTGAAACCGTCGCATTTGGCGCGGGTTACGCGCGTGTTGCGCTGACGCCCAACCAGCAAATCCTGATCTCGCTGGCAGGACCATTCGCAGGCTTCTTCTTCGCGGCGTTCATCATTGTCGCGTCACTGGCTCTGGGCGGGACAATCATCCCAAACACCATTCTGGGATTCATCCCATTCCCGATTGTGTTCCTGCCCGAAAGTTATGCGGTCCTGAATTCCTTTTTCATGATCCTGTTATGGGTCAATATCTTTTGGGGATTAGTCAACCTTGTGCCCGTCTTCCCGCTCGATGGCGGACAGGTCTCCCGCAATATTTTCATCCAGCGCGATCCGTGGAACGGCTTGCGGACCTCGATCTGGATCTCCGTGATCACGGGAGGCATCATGGCACTGGTCGGCTTCTTTATGCTGGGCAGTATTTACATGGCGTTCCTGTTCGCCCTGCTCGCATTCCAAAGCTGGCAAATGCTTCAAATGAGCACGGGAGGATATTAA
- the chrA gene encoding chromate efflux transporter, whose product MSALTEVASLFLKLGFTAFGGPAAHIGIMHNEVVLRRKWLTDEEFLDLLGATNLIPGPNSTEMAIHIGYRRAGWLGLLAGGICFIVPATLIVLALAWLYVQYGTTPQLEWLMYGIKPVVIAIIAQALWMLGGKAFKNKLGMVAGAAVFVLYFLGFNEIALLFGGGLLLMLISNLQRLRNINPAILLPLGGITLAQNIPFNLSTLFLTFLKIGSVLYGSGYVLLAFLRNDFVLRFGWLTDQQLLDAVAIGQVTPGPLFTAATFIGYLLGGTSGALLATLGIFLPSFIFVLIVNPLIPMIRKSIWASSLLDGVNASSLGLMAAVTIQLAFSSLTDIPTLLITLVSLVLLLRYKINSTWLIAGGALTGLVVSMMR is encoded by the coding sequence ATGTCAGCCCTGACCGAAGTCGCTTCGCTCTTCCTCAAACTTGGTTTCACAGCCTTTGGCGGACCCGCCGCCCACATCGGCATTATGCACAACGAAGTCGTCCTGCGCCGCAAATGGCTCACCGACGAAGAATTCCTCGACCTGCTCGGTGCGACGAATTTGATCCCCGGACCCAACTCCACTGAGATGGCGATCCACATTGGCTATCGGCGCGCAGGCTGGCTTGGTCTGCTTGCGGGCGGAATTTGCTTCATTGTCCCCGCCACGTTGATCGTGCTGGCGCTGGCATGGTTGTACGTCCAATATGGAACCACGCCGCAGCTTGAATGGCTGATGTACGGCATCAAACCTGTGGTCATTGCCATTATCGCGCAGGCTCTGTGGATGCTCGGGGGCAAAGCCTTCAAAAACAAACTTGGCATGGTTGCAGGTGCGGCAGTTTTCGTTTTGTATTTCCTCGGTTTCAATGAGATCGCCCTGCTGTTCGGCGGCGGTTTGCTGCTTATGCTCATTTCCAACCTGCAACGCCTGCGAAACATAAACCCTGCCATCCTCCTTCCGCTGGGCGGCATAACACTTGCACAAAACATCCCCTTTAACCTTTCCACCCTCTTCCTGACCTTTCTTAAGATTGGTTCCGTACTCTATGGCAGCGGCTACGTCCTGCTCGCCTTTCTACGCAATGACTTCGTCCTGCGCTTCGGTTGGCTGACCGACCAACAACTCCTCGACGCAGTCGCCATCGGGCAAGTCACGCCGGGTCCGCTGTTCACCGCCGCCACCTTCATCGGCTACCTGCTCGGCGGCACATCCGGCGCGCTGCTCGCCACACTTGGCATCTTCCTGCCATCCTTCATTTTCGTTTTGATCGTCAACCCGCTGATCCCCATGATCCGGAAATCGATATGGGCAAGCAGTTTGTTAGACGGAGTAAACGCCTCCTCCCTTGGACTGATGGCGGCTGTCACCATCCAGTTGGCTTTCTCCTCGCTGACAGATATCCCGACCCTCCTCATCACCCTTGTCTCACTCGTATTGCTGCTCCGCTATAAGATCAACTCCACCTGGTTGATCGCAGGTGGAGCATTGACTGGCTTGGTCGTTTCGATGATGCGGTAA
- a CDS encoding DUF309 domain-containing protein, translating to MRSEQDCDGPLHPKAIEGIELFNAGKFFDAHEELELAWREETGEIRDLYRGILQVAVTYLHITRGNYDGAVKVYGRSLKWTQGWNDVCRGVNVRKFRNDAQLAMQEVQRLGKERIAEFDRSLFKPIQWNTKRLWICDRCGNEMREKNCKVTCPNCGNRFDCSDLNLYFD from the coding sequence ATGAGAAGCGAACAAGATTGCGATGGTCCATTGCACCCCAAAGCCATCGAAGGGATCGAATTGTTCAACGCAGGCAAATTCTTCGATGCGCACGAGGAACTGGAACTCGCATGGAGGGAGGAAACCGGCGAGATCCGCGACCTGTACCGCGGCATTTTACAGGTGGCAGTGACCTACCTGCACATCACGCGCGGCAATTACGACGGCGCGGTCAAAGTCTATGGGCGCAGTCTCAAATGGACACAGGGCTGGAATGATGTATGCCGCGGAGTCAACGTCAGAAAATTCCGCAATGATGCGCAACTCGCCATGCAGGAAGTACAGCGTCTGGGAAAGGAAAGGATCGCGGAATTCGACCGGTCTTTATTCAAGCCGATCCAGTGGAATACCAAACGATTGTGGATCTGTGACCGCTGCGGGAACGAAATGCGCGAGAAGAATTGCAAGGTCACCTGCCCCAATTGCGGCAACCGCTTCGACTGCTCGGACCTGAACTTATATTTCGATTGA
- a CDS encoding Yip1 family protein: MEQMPSNDPVMGSKPGVAGWFQVWKTAVTKPNEQTFIDLTEDPAATPKTAYLWVFIAGTVSAIFQAILQTIYTATGTMPQIPIPGLEEYMPQAVGDPGTAGVTLLVTLCLSPIAGAVYVLFFALGVAIVQWIAKLFGGVGTYDKLLYAIAAISVPFTILAATLTLLGAIPYVGFCFGIISFAAGIYALVLQVTAVKGVNRFGWGPAIGSVIIPGLVIFTLCCCLMIGLVSLLGPVVSSTFQELQQFAP; this comes from the coding sequence ATGGAACAAATGCCATCAAATGACCCCGTCATGGGATCCAAGCCGGGTGTTGCCGGTTGGTTTCAAGTTTGGAAGACTGCTGTCACCAAACCCAATGAACAGACGTTCATTGACCTGACCGAAGATCCCGCCGCAACACCGAAGACTGCATATCTTTGGGTCTTCATCGCAGGGACGGTCTCCGCGATCTTCCAGGCGATCCTTCAGACGATCTACACGGCGACGGGAACAATGCCGCAGATTCCCATCCCCGGTCTGGAAGAATACATGCCGCAGGCTGTCGGTGACCCGGGCACCGCTGGTGTGACACTACTGGTCACTTTATGCCTTTCACCGATCGCTGGCGCTGTGTATGTGCTTTTCTTTGCGCTCGGCGTCGCCATCGTACAGTGGATCGCAAAATTGTTCGGCGGTGTGGGAACGTACGACAAACTCCTGTATGCCATCGCAGCGATTTCCGTGCCGTTCACGATCCTTGCGGCGACACTGACCTTGTTGGGCGCGATTCCTTATGTGGGGTTCTGTTTTGGGATCATTTCCTTCGCAGCCGGCATCTACGCCTTGGTGCTTCAGGTGACAGCGGTCAAGGGCGTGAATCGCTTCGGCTGGGGTCCGGCAATCGGCTCGGTGATCATTCCGGGGCTGGTCATCTTTACCCTCTGCTGTTGTCTTATGATCGGTCTCGTGTCGTTGTTGGGACCTGTTGTCAGCAGCACCTTCCAGGAATTGCAACAATTTGCTCCCTAG
- a CDS encoding 5'-methylthioadenosine/S-adenosylhomocysteine nucleosidase → MKVVVLVSAIAEWKAVREIFPQLKIVQAPYGESAALNLKGWDLVLYHSGWGKIASAGMMQYVVDHHQPDLVVNLGTCGGFEGVVEQGDIVLVERTFIYDIVELMGDLNIIEYYASSLDLHWLPDPLPYPVRRGLIASADSDLPPNKIAYLKAQGAVAGDWESGALAWVANKNGARLLILRGVSDMVNEQEGEAYDNLALFEERTKDIMRNLFDQLPDWLASIRK, encoded by the coding sequence ATGAAAGTCGTTGTACTCGTCTCTGCCATAGCAGAATGGAAAGCAGTTCGTGAGATCTTTCCCCAACTTAAGATCGTGCAAGCGCCCTATGGCGAATCCGCAGCCCTGAATCTTAAAGGATGGGATTTGGTCCTCTATCATAGTGGCTGGGGCAAGATCGCCTCGGCTGGCATGATGCAATACGTGGTTGACCATCACCAGCCGGATCTCGTGGTCAACCTCGGCACATGCGGCGGATTTGAAGGCGTGGTGGAGCAGGGTGATATTGTCCTCGTTGAGCGGACCTTTATTTATGACATTGTCGAACTGATGGGCGACCTCAACATCATCGAATACTACGCATCCTCCCTCGACCTACACTGGTTGCCAGACCCATTGCCTTACCCCGTCCGCCGCGGACTCATCGCCTCCGCTGACAGCGACCTGCCCCCGAACAAGATCGCCTATCTCAAAGCGCAGGGCGCCGTCGCCGGCGACTGGGAATCCGGTGCGCTGGCGTGGGTGGCGAACAAGAACGGGGCGCGTTTGCTTATCCTGCGCGGCGTCAGTGACATGGTCAACGAACAGGAAGGGGAGGCGTACGATAATCTGGCACTATTCGAAGAACGTACCAAAGATATCATGCGCAACTTGTTCGATCAGCTACCCGACTGGCTGGCAAGCATAAGAAAATAA